The Hyphomicrobiales bacterium genome has a window encoding:
- a CDS encoding Peptide/nickel transport system substrate-binding protein: protein MTFRFKTFGAVALVAGSLSAMPALAETTLNVVMQAPLRSLDPILSTAQIVRTHGFMVFDTLLGMDAKYNPQPQMADYAVSADKLSYTLTLRDGLKWHDGTPVTAADCVASLKRWGENDGAARTMMAHVASIEATSDKVLVIKLAKPFGQVLELLAKPSPVPPFMMPKRLAETPAGKQVTEMVGSGPFRFVAEQYRPGDQAVYVKNKDYKPRSEPMSWTAGGKVINVDKVVWKAMPDMQTSINALQSGDVDLIEQVTIDLLPLLKANDEIKTGAINALGSQVTGRFNHRLPPFDNPKVRQAAMYALDQDQLMQTAIGDSQYYKLCASVYGCDVPLASDAGADYLKGSAKERMAKAKELLKASGYDGTPVLMMQPTDLTILSTQPIVAAERLREAGFKVDVASMDWATLQSRKNGWQPVAQGGWNMFFTYWGVSGIWNPTVHAMLDASGSDTAWAGWPKSARVEELRTAYITASTLDEQKRIAREIQQIAFDEGFYFNAGEFQSVAAWNAKLKNLQPGPITLFWGVSK from the coding sequence ATGACGTTTCGGTTCAAGACTTTCGGGGCTGTCGCGCTGGTCGCAGGCTCCCTTTCCGCGATGCCGGCCCTGGCCGAGACGACGCTCAATGTCGTCATGCAGGCGCCGCTTCGTTCGCTAGATCCGATCCTGAGCACGGCGCAGATCGTGCGCACGCACGGCTTCATGGTGTTCGACACGCTGCTCGGCATGGACGCCAAGTACAATCCGCAGCCGCAGATGGCGGACTACGCCGTCTCGGCCGACAAATTGTCCTATACGCTGACGCTGCGTGACGGCCTCAAATGGCATGACGGCACGCCGGTCACGGCCGCCGATTGCGTGGCGTCGCTGAAGCGCTGGGGCGAGAACGACGGCGCCGCCCGCACCATGATGGCGCATGTCGCCTCGATCGAGGCGACCTCCGACAAGGTGCTCGTCATCAAGCTGGCGAAGCCTTTCGGGCAGGTGCTCGAACTGCTGGCCAAGCCCTCGCCGGTGCCGCCCTTCATGATGCCGAAGCGCCTCGCCGAGACGCCCGCCGGCAAGCAGGTCACCGAGATGGTCGGTTCCGGCCCGTTCCGCTTCGTTGCGGAGCAGTACCGGCCGGGCGACCAGGCCGTCTATGTCAAGAACAAGGACTACAAGCCGCGCTCCGAGCCGATGAGCTGGACCGCCGGCGGCAAGGTGATCAATGTCGACAAGGTCGTGTGGAAGGCGATGCCGGACATGCAGACCTCGATCAATGCGCTGCAATCCGGCGATGTCGATCTGATCGAGCAGGTGACGATCGACCTGCTGCCGCTGCTCAAGGCCAATGACGAGATCAAGACCGGCGCCATCAATGCGCTGGGCAGCCAGGTCACCGGCCGCTTCAACCATCGCCTGCCGCCCTTCGACAATCCGAAGGTCCGCCAGGCGGCGATGTATGCGCTCGATCAGGACCAGCTGATGCAGACCGCGATCGGCGACAGCCAGTATTACAAGCTCTGCGCCTCGGTCTATGGTTGCGACGTGCCGCTCGCCTCCGATGCCGGTGCGGATTATCTGAAGGGCAGCGCCAAGGAGCGCATGGCCAAGGCCAAGGAATTGCTCAAGGCCTCCGGCTATGACGGCACGCCGGTGCTGATGATGCAGCCGACGGACCTGACGATCCTCTCGACCCAGCCGATCGTCGCGGCCGAGCGCCTGCGCGAGGCCGGCTTCAAGGTCGATGTCGCCTCGATGGACTGGGCCACGCTGCAATCGCGCAAGAACGGCTGGCAGCCGGTGGCGCAGGGCGGCTGGAACATGTTCTTCACCTATTGGGGCGTGTCCGGCATCTGGAACCCGACCGTGCATGCGATGCTCGATGCCTCGGGCTCCGACACCGCCTGGGCAGGTTGGCCGAAAAGCGCCCGCGTCGAGGAACTGCGCACGGCCTACATCACGGCTTCGACCCTCGACGAGCAGAAAAGGATCGCCCGGGAGATCCAGCAGATCGCCTTCGACGAGGGCTTCTACTTCAACGCCGGCGAGTTCCAGTCCGTCGCGGCCTGGAACGCCAAGCTGAAGAACCTGCAGCCCGGCCCGATCACCCTGTTCTGGGGCGTGAGCAAGTAA
- a CDS encoding Histidine kinase produces MTTPTERSPLASPPSPRQNLLAGGLIALLLGALAVTVPYARQPTIGTEPFVAAYAAAIFIIELTAAALLFSQFAIQRSLAILLLAAGFLFSGLLAIPWALTFPGVFAAFSAGQDLQATATIAALRRLSFPLFVIAYALIGRRPWYGHTRRALAGTVIATMIAALACSLFITTNVTTLPPFMADARSVARLWGYVPAAAVALYAGGLAALAFRKRSTLDLWLMVLLFTLLIEIVLVSYLSAAVRLSAGWWAGRVYGLISAGVVLLVLLSEATTVHARLARAEIAERRARQNRLTAIEALSASIAHEVNQPLASMVTNASAGLRWLDRSQPEIGEIRAALERIVADGHRANRIVAGIRAMFVQPTQERAPLDLNRMIAVTLKQLAGDVRLARIEVTTKFEGELPLVIGNALQLEQVLCNLIDNAVDAMCATPGDRFLTLISRRQPHGEVLVAIADNGSGLAEAERDRIFEPFFTTKPNGMGMGLMFCRTVIEAHGGRLWASDNWPRGTIFQFTLPAAAGLPVIERQTA; encoded by the coding sequence ATGACCACACCCACCGAGCGCTCGCCGCTGGCGTCTCCGCCCTCCCCACGCCAGAACCTTCTGGCTGGCGGCCTGATCGCCCTCTTGCTCGGCGCGCTCGCCGTGACCGTCCCCTATGCACGTCAGCCGACGATCGGGACCGAACCCTTCGTAGCCGCCTACGCCGCCGCGATCTTCATCATCGAGTTGACCGCAGCAGCCCTGCTGTTCTCGCAGTTCGCAATCCAGCGCTCCCTGGCCATTCTGCTTCTGGCCGCCGGCTTCCTGTTCTCCGGCCTCCTCGCGATCCCCTGGGCCCTGACCTTTCCCGGCGTCTTCGCCGCATTTTCGGCCGGGCAGGATTTGCAGGCGACCGCCACGATCGCCGCGTTGCGTCGGTTGAGCTTTCCGCTGTTCGTCATCGCCTACGCGCTCATCGGCAGGCGGCCATGGTATGGGCACACGAGGCGCGCGCTCGCCGGCACGGTCATCGCGACCATGATTGCGGCGCTGGCCTGCAGCCTGTTCATCACGACCAACGTCACGACGCTGCCGCCCTTCATGGCAGATGCGCGCAGCGTCGCCCGGCTCTGGGGCTACGTTCCCGCAGCGGCGGTCGCCCTCTATGCCGGCGGCCTGGCTGCGCTCGCTTTCCGGAAGCGCTCCACGCTCGATCTCTGGCTGATGGTCCTGCTCTTCACGCTGCTGATCGAGATCGTCCTCGTCTCCTATTTGAGTGCGGCGGTGAGGCTGAGTGCCGGCTGGTGGGCGGGACGTGTCTACGGCCTGATCTCGGCTGGCGTCGTGTTGCTGGTGCTGCTGTCCGAGGCCACGACGGTCCACGCCAGGCTGGCACGCGCCGAGATCGCGGAACGCCGGGCCCGCCAGAATCGCCTGACCGCGATCGAGGCGCTTTCGGCCTCGATCGCGCACGAGGTCAACCAGCCGCTCGCCAGCATGGTGACCAATGCCTCCGCCGGACTGCGCTGGCTCGACCGCAGTCAACCCGAGATCGGCGAGATTCGGGCAGCCCTGGAGAGGATCGTCGCGGATGGCCATCGCGCCAACCGGATCGTCGCCGGCATCCGCGCCATGTTCGTCCAGCCGACACAGGAGCGGGCGCCGCTCGATCTCAACCGGATGATCGCCGTCACGCTCAAGCAGCTCGCCGGCGACGTCCGGCTCGCGCGTATCGAAGTGACGACCAAGTTCGAGGGCGAACTGCCGCTCGTGATCGGCAACGCTCTCCAGCTCGAGCAGGTTCTCTGCAATCTGATCGACAATGCCGTCGATGCGATGTGCGCGACGCCCGGCGATCGGTTCCTGACGTTGATCTCGCGGCGGCAACCCCATGGCGAGGTCCTTGTCGCCATCGCCGACAATGGCAGCGGTTTGGCAGAGGCAGAGCGCGACCGTATATTCGAGCCGTTCTTCACGACGAAGCCGAATGGTATGGGGATGGGCCTGATGTTCTGCCGCACCGTGATCGAGGCCCATGGCGGGCGGCTCTGGGCCTCGGACAACTGGCCGCGCGGCACGATCTTCCAGTTCACCTTGCCGGCAGCAGCCGGCCTCCCTGTCATCGAGAGGCAAACCGCATGA
- a CDS encoding conserved hypothetical protein (Evidence 4 : Unknown function but conserved in other organisms) — MTPRIAFAGFNLESVTAVPQIVELAEFERVCVRGRELTERFRGTNTVPGGCLKICEGEGAEFVPLFHTLLGALGPTADAAVEHYTREVVEGLGRSGPLDGVILFLHGACWAAGYPDVERHVIDAVRAAFPALPIAVALDYHGNIDRETLRGADIAVAYRHSPHIDMGETGERAARALIRLLREGRRPGLAVARPDVVIPSIMSATALQPLASIIAEARAAEQAGDCDISIMAGFSYADSANTGMSVICLDWAGQDVAEIKAQAFSGLLHVARQAIANAIPILSVEEALADIERKPAKGRPIVLLEHADRMNDSTHLLRALLKRDVGRVNVPFLLDPETAAQAHAAGEGAEINVALAGKTAPETGGPVKAKARVLWSGPKSFNVSGRYQRGSFVDLGLTALLQIGAIRVSVVSHFAFAVDGDPFFIFGERPEDYDVILLRSKTHFRDYYEPTADRILVVDTPDLGPADVRLIPYRQLDTAKAYPWSDAPA, encoded by the coding sequence ATGACTCCGCGTATCGCCTTCGCCGGTTTCAATCTCGAATCGGTCACGGCCGTTCCGCAGATCGTGGAGCTGGCGGAGTTCGAACGCGTCTGCGTGCGCGGGCGAGAGCTGACGGAGCGGTTTCGCGGCACCAATACGGTGCCGGGCGGCTGCCTGAAGATCTGCGAGGGGGAGGGTGCGGAGTTCGTGCCGCTGTTCCACACGCTGCTCGGCGCACTCGGCCCGACGGCGGACGCGGCGGTCGAACATTATACGAGGGAGGTCGTAGAAGGACTCGGCAGGAGCGGTCCGCTCGACGGCGTCATCCTGTTCCTGCACGGCGCCTGCTGGGCGGCAGGCTATCCGGACGTCGAGCGGCATGTCATCGATGCGGTGCGTGCGGCCTTTCCGGCGCTCCCGATCGCGGTCGCGCTCGACTATCACGGCAATATCGATCGCGAGACGCTGCGCGGCGCCGATATCGCCGTCGCCTATCGCCACTCTCCGCATATCGACATGGGCGAGACCGGGGAGCGGGCAGCGCGTGCGCTGATCCGCTTGCTGCGTGAGGGGCGCCGGCCCGGCCTCGCGGTGGCGCGTCCCGATGTCGTCATTCCCTCGATCATGTCGGCGACGGCGCTTCAGCCGCTGGCCTCGATCATCGCCGAGGCGCGCGCCGCCGAGCAGGCCGGCGATTGCGACATCTCGATCATGGCCGGCTTCTCCTATGCCGATAGCGCCAATACCGGCATGTCGGTGATCTGCCTGGACTGGGCCGGGCAGGACGTGGCCGAAATCAAGGCGCAGGCCTTCTCGGGCCTTTTGCATGTGGCGCGCCAAGCCATCGCGAATGCCATTCCGATCCTGAGCGTCGAGGAAGCCCTGGCCGATATCGAGCGGAAGCCCGCGAAGGGCCGGCCGATCGTGCTGCTTGAACATGCCGACCGGATGAATGACTCGACCCATCTCCTGCGGGCCCTGCTCAAGCGGGATGTCGGGCGGGTCAATGTGCCCTTCCTGCTCGATCCCGAGACTGCGGCGCAGGCCCATGCCGCAGGCGAAGGCGCCGAGATCAATGTCGCGCTTGCCGGCAAGACGGCGCCGGAGACCGGCGGGCCGGTCAAGGCCAAGGCGCGGGTGCTCTGGTCCGGGCCGAAATCCTTCAACGTCTCCGGCCGCTACCAGCGTGGCAGCTTCGTCGATCTTGGGCTCACCGCGCTCCTCCAGATCGGTGCGATCCGCGTCTCCGTGGTCTCGCATTTCGCCTTCGCCGTCGATGGCGATCCGTTCTTCATCTTCGGCGAGCGGCCGGAGGACTACGACGTCATCCTGCTGCGCTCGAAGACGCATTTCCGCGATTATTACGAGCCGACGGCAGACCGGATCCTCGTGGTCGACACGCCCGATCTCGGCCCTGCCGATGTCCGGCTGATCCCATACCGCCAGCTCGATACCGCCAAGGCCTATCCGTGGAGCGACGCTCCCGCCTGA
- a CDS encoding Response regulator, whose translation MAGLPLIAIVDDDASARAAMVALVEAMGFEAHGFAAAADLLASDTLRTAFAVIADHRMPGMSGLELCWRVKARAASTRTVLMTAYPDLTTERHARRSGIDGYLAKPCDPEALLACLGPRPSEPFSDGMPGVRLIPRQGPTDTSG comes from the coding sequence ATGGCCGGGCTTCCGCTGATCGCGATTGTCGACGACGATGCCTCGGCCCGGGCCGCCATGGTGGCCCTGGTCGAAGCGATGGGCTTCGAAGCCCATGGCTTTGCCGCCGCTGCCGACCTCCTGGCGTCGGACACGCTCCGCACCGCCTTCGCCGTCATTGCCGATCATCGCATGCCGGGCATGAGCGGCCTCGAGCTCTGCTGGAGGGTCAAGGCCCGCGCGGCATCCACGCGCACCGTCCTGATGACGGCCTATCCCGACCTGACCACGGAGCGGCATGCCCGTCGGAGCGGCATCGACGGCTATCTGGCGAAGCCCTGCGATCCTGAAGCACTGCTTGCCTGCCTCGGGCCGAGACCCTCCGAGCCTTTCTCCGACGGCATGCCCGGCGTCCGACTTATCCCTAGGCAGGGGCCGACCGACACCTCCGGATAA
- a CDS encoding Hydrolase → MPTAKAAPGKGLLTPQDHTLIMIDFQSQMAFATKSIDAVQLRNNAALVAHAAAGFGVSTILTTVAEKSFSGPMFGEIGAAFPGQKMLDRTSMNTWEDAGVIARINEIDKGRIVLSGLWTGVCIVGPALSAIDQGFEVYVIADACGDVSDEAHERAMERMIQAGARPMTSLQYLLELQRDWARTATYDLTTGIAKNFGGAYGLGIIYAKTMFGAQEGH, encoded by the coding sequence ATGCCGACCGCCAAAGCCGCTCCCGGCAAGGGTCTGCTGACGCCGCAGGACCACACGCTGATCATGATCGACTTCCAGTCGCAGATGGCCTTCGCCACCAAGTCGATCGATGCCGTCCAGCTACGCAACAACGCGGCCCTCGTCGCCCATGCCGCCGCCGGCTTCGGCGTCTCGACCATCCTGACCACGGTCGCCGAGAAGAGCTTCTCCGGGCCGATGTTCGGCGAGATCGGCGCGGCCTTTCCCGGCCAGAAGATGCTGGACCGGACCTCGATGAACACCTGGGAGGATGCCGGCGTCATCGCCCGCATCAACGAGATCGACAAGGGCCGCATCGTGCTCTCCGGCCTGTGGACCGGCGTCTGCATCGTCGGCCCGGCGTTGTCCGCGATCGATCAGGGCTTTGAGGTCTATGTCATCGCCGATGCCTGCGGCGACGTCTCCGACGAGGCGCATGAGCGCGCGATGGAACGGATGATTCAGGCGGGTGCGCGGCCGATGACTTCGCTGCAATATCTGCTCGAGCTCCAGCGCGACTGGGCTCGCACCGCAACCTATGACCTGACCACGGGAATCGCGAAGAACTTCGGCGGCGCCTACGGGCTCGGCATCATCTACGCGAAGACCATGTTCGGCGCTCAGGAAGGACATTGA
- the cpo gene encoding Non-heme chloroperoxidase gives MPFVTTKDGVEIFYKDWGPKDAQPIMFHHGWPLSSDDWDAQMLFFLAKGYRVVASDRRGHGRSAQVWDGHDMDHYAADASAVVEHLDLRNAVHIGHSTGGGQVARYVAKHGEPQGRVAKAVLVSAVPPLMVKTAGNPGGLPLEVFDSFRKALADNRAQFFLDVPTGPFYGYNRPGAKVDQGVIWNWWRQGMMGSAKAHYDGIKAFSETDQTGDLKAISVPTLVAHGDDDQIVPIGASAHESIKHLKNGTLKVYPGYPHGMLTTHAEVLNADLLAFVKG, from the coding sequence ATGCCATTCGTCACGACGAAGGACGGCGTCGAGATCTTCTATAAGGATTGGGGGCCGAAGGACGCCCAGCCGATCATGTTCCACCATGGCTGGCCGCTGAGCAGCGACGACTGGGACGCCCAGATGCTGTTCTTCCTCGCCAAGGGCTATCGCGTCGTCGCCAGCGACCGGCGCGGCCATGGCCGCTCGGCCCAGGTCTGGGATGGCCATGACATGGACCATTATGCGGCCGACGCCTCGGCCGTGGTCGAGCATCTCGATCTCCGCAACGCGGTCCATATCGGACACTCGACCGGCGGCGGCCAGGTCGCGCGCTATGTCGCGAAACATGGCGAACCGCAGGGCCGCGTCGCCAAGGCGGTGCTGGTCTCGGCCGTGCCGCCGCTGATGGTCAAGACCGCGGGCAATCCCGGCGGCCTGCCGCTCGAGGTCTTCGACAGCTTCCGCAAGGCGCTGGCCGACAACCGGGCGCAGTTCTTCCTCGATGTGCCGACCGGGCCGTTCTACGGCTACAACCGGCCGGGCGCGAAGGTCGACCAGGGCGTGATCTGGAACTGGTGGCGCCAGGGCATGATGGGCAGCGCCAAGGCCCACTACGACGGCATCAAGGCCTTCTCGGAGACCGACCAGACCGGCGACCTCAAGGCAATCAGCGTACCGACGCTCGTGGCCCATGGCGACGACGACCAGATCGTGCCGATCGGCGCCTCCGCGCATGAATCGATCAAGCATCTGAAGAACGGCACGCTCAAGGTCTATCCGGGCTATCCGCACGGCATGCTGACCACCCATGCCGAGGTGCTGAATGCCGATCTGCTCGCCTTCGTGAAGGGCTGA
- a CDS encoding Transcriptional regulators, with amino-acid sequence MLQADPLRERIVSLFDGMSPQLRQAARYIIEHPQEVALVSMRELARNAGVQPSTMTRLAKFLGLAGYDDIRAHHAEAIRFRVDGFAARAMQTDESEEDMAAAQLSRRMLQGLAAQIARLTEPASLERLAAAADRLAQARRIFVLGLRSCHSVAWHFHYVMTLLGEKTIHLDGPADTVGDGLIRAGAEDVLLAISINPYALHSLELAQLAREKGLGVIAITDSEVSPLVGLADIAILCSTESQSFFHTLAPALAVSEVLCGLLANKDRTAALESLQRADRHLLSLNTYASAIPRRRI; translated from the coding sequence ATGTTGCAGGCCGATCCCTTGCGCGAGCGCATCGTCAGCCTCTTCGACGGCATGTCCCCGCAATTGCGGCAGGCCGCGCGCTACATCATCGAGCACCCGCAGGAGGTCGCGCTGGTCTCGATGCGCGAGCTCGCCCGCAATGCCGGCGTGCAGCCCTCGACGATGACGCGGCTCGCCAAGTTCCTGGGGCTTGCCGGCTATGACGACATCCGCGCCCATCATGCCGAGGCGATCCGCTTCCGTGTCGACGGCTTCGCGGCGCGCGCGATGCAGACCGACGAGAGCGAAGAGGACATGGCGGCAGCGCAATTGTCGCGCCGCATGTTGCAGGGCCTTGCCGCCCAGATCGCGCGGCTGACGGAGCCGGCCTCGCTCGAACGCCTCGCTGCCGCCGCCGACCGGCTGGCGCAGGCCCGCCGCATCTTCGTCCTCGGCCTGCGCTCATGCCATTCGGTGGCCTGGCACTTCCATTATGTGATGACGCTGCTCGGCGAGAAGACGATTCATCTCGACGGGCCGGCCGACACCGTCGGCGACGGGTTGATCCGGGCGGGCGCGGAGGATGTGCTGCTCGCGATTTCGATCAACCCCTACGCCCTCCACAGCCTGGAGCTGGCGCAGCTCGCCCGCGAGAAGGGCCTCGGCGTCATTGCGATCACGGATAGCGAGGTCTCTCCGCTGGTCGGCCTGGCCGATATCGCGATCCTCTGCTCGACCGAGAGCCAGAGCTTTTTCCACACGCTGGCGCCGGCGCTGGCGGTATCCGAAGTCCTGTGCGGCCTGCTGGCGAACAAGGACCGCACGGCAGCGCTGGAGTCGCTGCAGCGTGCCGACCGGCACCTGCTGTCGCTCAACACCTATGCGAGCGCCATTCCCCGCAGGCGAATCTGA
- the nodW gene encoding Nodulation protein W: MMEAGSLVYVVDDDPAMRASLESLLRSVGHDVLCFETTQDFAAATRPERPGCLVLDVRLPGLSGLEFQRELGRSANPLPIVFITGHGDVPMSVAAMKAGAVEFLTKPFRDQDLLDGVHRAIALNRQDRIRAAALAELHGRVATMTPREREILPLVAAGQMNKQIAQALGLSEVTIKVHRAQVMHKLRATSLADLVRIADRLALDSSGNPNDDTRV, encoded by the coding sequence ATGATGGAGGCAGGGTCCCTCGTCTATGTGGTCGACGACGATCCTGCTATGCGCGCCTCGCTGGAAAGCCTGCTGCGCTCGGTCGGGCATGACGTCCTCTGCTTCGAGACCACGCAGGACTTCGCAGCCGCCACTCGCCCGGAGCGGCCGGGCTGCCTCGTGCTCGACGTCCGCCTGCCCGGGCTGAGCGGGCTGGAGTTCCAGCGCGAGCTCGGCCGCTCGGCCAATCCCCTGCCGATCGTCTTCATCACCGGTCATGGCGACGTTCCGATGTCGGTGGCGGCGATGAAGGCCGGCGCCGTCGAATTCCTGACCAAGCCCTTCCGCGACCAGGACCTGCTGGACGGCGTGCATCGCGCCATCGCGCTGAACCGGCAGGATCGCATCAGGGCGGCGGCTCTCGCCGAGCTGCATGGCCGCGTCGCGACCATGACGCCGCGCGAGCGCGAAATCCTGCCGCTCGTCGCCGCCGGCCAGATGAACAAGCAGATCGCGCAGGCGCTGGGGCTGAGCGAGGTCACGATCAAGGTCCATCGGGCTCAGGTCATGCACAAGCTACGCGCGACCTCGCTTGCGGATCTCGTGCGGATCGCCGACCGGCTGGCGCTCGATAGCTCCGGGAATCCCAACGACGATACCCGGGTATAA
- a CDS encoding XapX domain-containing protein, whose product MKLYLVSLGAGLLVGVVYGLMNVRSPAPPVIALVGLLGILAGEQIMPIAKRLVSGQGLSLGWLQRECGEHVFGALPTRQPIDEKDKGQA is encoded by the coding sequence ATGAAGCTCTATCTCGTCTCGCTCGGTGCCGGGCTTCTGGTCGGCGTCGTCTACGGACTCATGAACGTGCGCTCGCCGGCACCGCCGGTGATCGCACTGGTGGGTCTGCTCGGCATCCTCGCCGGCGAGCAGATCATGCCGATCGCCAAGCGGCTGGTCTCGGGCCAGGGTCTGAGCCTCGGCTGGCTGCAGCGCGAATGCGGCGAGCATGTCTTCGGCGCGCTGCCCACACGCCAGCCGATTGACGAGAAGGACAAGGGACAAGCCTGA
- a CDS encoding Adenosylmethionine-8-amino-7-oxononanoate aminotransferase: MRLRAAAVRPRQSGNAEMTRILHRSIGGRLPQAVAGQGVFITDADGRSYIDGSGGAAVSCLGHGHPEVMAAMRAQMDRIAYAHTSFFTTDVAEELAERLVDLAPEGLDYVYLVSGGSEAVEAAMKMARQYFVEIGQPQRRHFIARRQSYHGNTLGALAAGGNAWRRAQFQPILPQTHHVSPCYAYRDQKAGETPEAYAARLADELEAKILELGAEEVIAFIAEPVVGATLGAVGPVADYFARIRRICDKYGVLLILDEVMCGMGRTGTVFACEQEGISPDLVTIAKGLGGGYQPIGAVLLSEKIYRAFAEGSGLFQHGHTYICHPMAAAAALKVVELISQPEMLANVRLMGERLQAGLDARLGQHPHVGDIRGRGLFRGIEIVADKETKTPFDPALKIHARIKKEAMARGLMSYPMGGTIDGRLGDHVLLAPPYIITPEEVDLIVERIGGAIDAAVKG; the protein is encoded by the coding sequence ATGAGGCTGCGCGCCGCGGCGGTCCGTCCGCGCCAATCCGGGAATGCCGAGATGACCAGGATTCTCCATCGCTCGATCGGCGGCCGCCTGCCGCAAGCCGTCGCGGGGCAGGGCGTCTTCATCACCGACGCGGATGGCCGCAGCTATATCGATGGTTCGGGCGGTGCCGCCGTCTCCTGCCTCGGCCACGGACATCCCGAGGTGATGGCTGCGATGCGCGCGCAGATGGACCGCATCGCCTACGCCCACACGTCGTTCTTCACCACCGATGTCGCGGAGGAGCTGGCCGAGCGGCTGGTCGATCTGGCGCCGGAGGGACTCGACTACGTCTATCTCGTCTCGGGCGGCTCGGAAGCCGTCGAGGCCGCCATGAAGATGGCGCGGCAGTATTTCGTCGAGATCGGCCAGCCGCAGCGCCGCCATTTCATTGCGCGCCGGCAGAGCTATCACGGCAATACGCTGGGCGCCCTGGCCGCCGGCGGCAATGCCTGGCGGCGGGCGCAGTTCCAGCCGATCCTGCCGCAGACCCACCATGTCTCGCCCTGCTACGCCTATCGCGACCAGAAGGCCGGCGAGACCCCCGAGGCCTATGCGGCCCGGCTTGCCGACGAGCTCGAAGCCAAGATCCTGGAGCTCGGCGCGGAAGAGGTGATCGCCTTCATTGCCGAGCCGGTCGTCGGCGCGACGCTTGGTGCGGTCGGCCCGGTCGCGGATTACTTCGCCCGCATCCGCCGCATCTGCGACAAATACGGCGTCCTGCTGATCCTCGACGAGGTGATGTGCGGCATGGGCCGCACCGGCACGGTGTTCGCTTGCGAGCAGGAGGGCATCTCGCCCGATCTCGTCACCATCGCCAAGGGGCTCGGTGGTGGCTACCAGCCGATCGGCGCGGTGCTACTGTCGGAAAAGATCTACCGCGCCTTTGCCGAAGGCTCCGGCCTGTTCCAGCACGGCCACACCTATATCTGCCACCCGATGGCGGCGGCGGCGGCGCTCAAGGTCGTCGAGCTGATCTCGCAGCCGGAGATGCTGGCGAATGTCCGGCTGATGGGCGAGCGCCTGCAGGCCGGGCTCGACGCCCGGCTCGGCCAGCACCCCCATGTCGGCGATATCCGCGGGCGCGGCCTGTTCCGCGGCATCGAGATCGTCGCCGACAAGGAGACCAAGACGCCCTTCGATCCGGCGCTGAAGATCCATGCCCGGATCAAGAAGGAAGCGATGGCGCGCGGCCTGATGAGCTATCCGATGGGCGGCACCATCGACGGGCGGCTCGGCGACCATGTGCTGCTGGCGCCGCCCTATATCATCACGCCGGAGGAGGTCGACCTGATCGTCGAGCGGATCGGCGGCGCGATCGATGCGGCGGTCAAGGGCTGA